A section of the Corvus moneduloides isolate bCorMon1 chromosome 29, bCorMon1.pri, whole genome shotgun sequence genome encodes:
- the LOC116436535 gene encoding zonadhesin-like isoform X22: protein MRRPTGCPLSQICIPPPAVLVRSFPVRSSLDPCGTGGSFQCLPPRVSPGCYPGTTTYVSLGGLGAAAGCADPCGLVAATCVPPRCQGVARGTCGNPCCCCCRVTECSTTSRGSCSQEVAKCSTTCQDACGQEVSKRTTTCQDLCGQEVTKCTTTCVDPCCQEVTKCVTTCQDPCCKGVTTCTTTCTTTRTTTCQDPCCQEVTKCTTTCADPCCQEVTKCTTTCVDPCCQEVTKCVTTCQDPCCKEVTTCTRTCVDPCCKEVTKCTTTCVDPCCKEVTKCVTTCQDPCCKEVTTCTRTCVDPCCKEVTKCTTTCVDPCCKEVTKCVTTCVDPCCKEVTKCTTTCVDPCCKEVTKCTTTCVDPCCKEVTKCVTTCQDPCCKEVTTCTTTCVDPCCKEVTKCSTTCVDPCCKEVTKCSTTCQDPCCKEVTTCTTCVDPCCQEVTKRVTTCVDPCCQEVTKCVTTCVDPCCQEVTKCVTTCVDPCCQEVTKCVTTCVDPCCQEVTKRVTTCVDPCCQEVTKRVTTCVDPCCQEVTKYVTTCVDPCCQEVTKCVTMCQDPCCREVTKCTTRCVDPCCREVTKCRTRCVDPCCREVTKCVTKYVDPCCQEVTKCVTTCQDPCCREVTKCITKCADPCCQEVTKCRTRCVDPCCREVTTCVDPCCQEVTKCVTTCQDPCCQEVTKCTTRCVDPCCQEVTKCTTRCVDPCCQEVTKCTTRCVDPCCQEVTKCTTRCVDPCCQEVTKCTTRCVDPCCQEVTTCVDPCCQEVTKCVTTCQNPCCVTRCATRCVDPCCQGVTKRISTCQDPCCQEVTKCTTRCVDPCCQEVTKCVTTCQDPCCATRCATRCVDPCCQEVTKCTTRCVDPCCQEVTKCVTTCQDPCCATRCATRCVDPCCQGVTTCTTTCQVPCCQGVTSCQDPCCQGVTTCQDPCCQGVTTCTTTCQAPCCQGVTTCQDPCCQGVTTCTTTCQDPCCQGVTTCTTTCQDPCCQGVTTCTTTCQDPCCQGVTSCQAPSCQGVTTCATTCQPPCCVPSCAPPCADPCCATPCAPQCRGGVQAVTRCADSCPTTCVTQTCPVCGQRCSVSCAGVRCPKFWAP, encoded by the exons atgcGCCGCCCGACCGGTTGCCCGCTGAGCCAGATCTGCATCCCCCCTCCCGCCGTCCTGGTGAGAAGCTTCCCCGTGAGGTCCAGCCTGGATCCCTGCGGCACCGGCGGCAGCTTCCAGTGCCTCCCTCCACGCGTGAGCCCCGGCTGCTACCCCGGCACCACCACCTACGTCAGCCTGGGGGGCCTGGGCGCAGCCGCCGGCTGTGCCGATCCGTGCGGCCTCGTGGCCGCCACGTGCGTCCCCCCACGCTGCCAGGGGGTGGCCAGGGGCACGTGTGGCaacccctgctgctgctgctgccgggtGACCGAGTGCAGCACCACGAGCCGGGgttcctgcagccaggaggTGGCCAAGTGCTCCACAACCTGCCAGGATGCGTGCGGTCAGGAGGTCAGCAAGCGCACAACCACGTGCCAAGATCTGTGCGGTCAGGAGGTCACCAAGTGCACCACGACGTGTGTGGATCCATGTTGCCAGGAGGTCACCAAATGTGTCACCACGTGCCAAGATCCGTGTTGTAAGGGAGTCACCACGTGCACCACCACGTGCACTACCACGCGCACCACCACGTGCCAGGATCCGTGTTGTCAAGAGGTCACCAAGTGCACCACCACGTGTGCGGACCCCTGTTGCCAGGAGGTGACCAAGTGCACCACAACATGTGTTgatccctgctgccaggag GTCACCAAGTGTGTCACCACATGCCAAGATCCCTGCTGCAAGGAAGTGACCACGTGCACCAGGACATGTGTTGATCCCTGTTGTAAAGAGGTCACCAAGTGCACCACCACGTGTGTGGATCCATGTTGTAAGGAGGTCACCAAGTGTGTCACCACATGCCAAGATCCCTGCTGCAAGGAAGTGACCACGTGCACCAGGACATGTGTTGATCCCTGTTGTAAAGAGGTCACCAAGTGCACCACCACGTGTGTGGATCCATGTTGTAAGGAGGTCACCAAGTGCGTCACCACATGTGTGGACCCGTGCTGCAAGGAGGTCACCAAGTGCACCACCACGTGTGTGGATCCATGTTGTAAGGAAGTCACCAAGTGCACCACAACATGTGTGGACCCGTGCTGCAAGGAGGTCACCAAGTGTGTCACCACATGTCAAGATCCCTGCTGCAAGGAAGTGACCACGTGCACCACCACGTGTGTGGACCCGTGCTGCAAGGAGGTCACCAAGTGCTCGACCACGTGTGTGGATCCATGTTGTAAGGAGGTCACCAAGTGCTCCACCACATGCCAAGATCCCTGCTGCAAGGAAGTGACCACGTGCACCACGTGTGTGGATCCGTGCTGTCAGGAGGTGACCAAGCGTGTCACCACGTGTGTGGATCCATGCTGTCAGGAGGTGACCAAGTGTGTCACCACGTGTGTGGATCCGTGCTGTCAGGAGGTGACCAAGTGTGTCACCACGTGTGTGGATCCGTGCTGTCAGGAGGTGACCAAGTGTGTCACCACGTGTGTGGATCCGTGCTGTCAGGAGGTGACCAAGCGTGTCACCACGTGTGTGGATCCGTGCTGTCAGGAGGTGACCAAGCGTGTCACCACGTGTGTGGATCCGTGCTGTCAGGAGGTGACCAAGTATGTCACCACGTGTGTGGATCCGTGCTGTCAGGAG GTCACCAAGTGTGTCACCATGTGCCAGGATCCCTGCTGCCGGGAGGTCACCAAATGTACCACCAGATGTGTGgatccctgctgcagggaggtcACCAAGTGCAGAACCAGATGTGTTGATCCCTGCTGTCGGGAGGTCACCAAGTGTGTCACCAAGTATGTGGATCCATGTTGTCAGGAAGTGACCAAGTGTGTCACCACATGCCAAGACCCCTGCTGCCGGGAGGTCACCAAGTGCATCACCAAGTGTGCGGATCCGTGTTGTCAGGAGGTCACCAAGTGCAGAACCAGATGTGTCGATCCCTGCTGCCGGGAAGTCACCACGTGTGTGGATCCGTGTTGTCAGGAAGTCACCAAGTGTGTCACCACGTGCCAGgatccctgctgccaggaggtCACCAAATGTACCACCAGATGTGTGgatccctgctgccaggaggtCACCAAATGTACCACCAGATGTGTGgatccctgctgccaggaggtCACCAAATGTACCACCAGATGTGTGgatccctgctgccaggaggtCACCAAATGTACCACCAGATGTGTGgatccctgctgccaggaggtCACCAAATGTACCACCAGATGTGTGgatccctgctgccaggaggtCACCACGTGTGTGGATCCGTGTTGTCAGGAAGTCACCAAGTGTGTCACCACGTGCCAGAATCCCTGCTGTGTCACCAGATGTGCCACCAGGTGTGTGGATCCGTGTTGCCAGGGAGTGACCAAGCGCATCAGCACGTGCCAAgatccctgctgccaggaggtGACCAAGTGCACCACCAGGTGTGTGgatccctgctgccaggaggtGACAAAGTGCGTCACCACGTGCCAAGATCCGTGTTGTGCCACCAGATGTGCCACCAGATGTGTTGACCCATGCTGCCAGGAGGTGACCAAGTGCACCACCAGGTGTGTGgatccctgctgccaggaggtGACAAAGTGCGTCACCACGTGCCAAGATCCGTGTTGTGCCACCAGATGTGCCACCAGATGTGTggatccctgctgccagggagtGACCACCTGCACCACCACGTGCCAAGtcccctgctgccagggagtGACCTCGTGCCAAGacccctgctgccagggagtGACCACGTGCCAAGacccctgctgccagggagtGACCACATGCACCACCACGTGCCAAGccccctgctgccagggagtGACCACGTGCCAAGacccctgctgccagggagtGACCACGTGCACCACCACGTGCCAAGacccctgctgccagggagtGACCACCTGCACCACCACGTGCCAAGacccctgctgccagggagtGACCACCTGCACCACCACGTGCCAAGacccctgctgccagggagtGACCTCGTGCCAAGCCCCCAGCTGCCAGGGAGTGACCACCTGTGCCACCACCTGCCAACCCCCCTGCTGcgtccccagctgtgcccctccGTGCGCGgatccctgctgtgccaccccCTGTGCCCCGCAGTGCCGCGGGGGTGTCCAGGCTGTCACCAGGTGTGCGGACTCCTGTCCCACCACCTGTGTCACCCAGACCTGCCCGGTGTGTGGCCAGCGCTGCTCCGTTTCCTGCGCCGGTGTCCGCTGCCCGAAATTCTGGGCTCCCTGA
- the LOC116436535 gene encoding zonadhesin-like isoform X23, with translation MRRPTGCPLSQICIPPPAVLVRSFPVRSSLDPCGTGGSFQCLPPRVSPGCYPGTTTYVSLGGLGAAAGCADPCGLVAATCVPPRCQGVARGTCGNPCCCCCRVTECSTTSRGSCSQEVAKCSTTCQDACGQEVSKRTTTCQDLCGQEVTKCTTTCVDPCCQEVTKCVTTCQDPCCKGVTTCTTTCTTTRTTTCQDPCCQEVTKCTTTCADPCCQEVTKCTTTCVDPCCQEVTKCVTTCQDPCCKEVTTCTRTCVDPCCKEVTKCTTTCVDPCCKEVTKCVTTCQDPCCKEVTTCTRTCVDPCCKEVTKCTTTCVDPCCKEVTKCVTTCVDPCCKEVTKCTTTCVDPCCKEVTKCTTTCVDPCCKEVTKCVTTCQDPCCKEVTTCTTTCVDPCCKEVTKCSTTCVDPCCKEVTKCSTTCQDPCCKEVTTCTTCVDPCCQEVTKRVTTCVDPCCQEVTKCVTTCVDPCCQEVTKCVTTCVDPCCQEVTKCVTTCVDPCCQEVTKRVTTCVDPCCQEVTKRVTTCVDPCCQEVTKYVTTCVDPCCQEVTKYTTVCVNPCGKKAAKCLTPCYDPCCKKVTKWSSPWVIPWCRKGAKSSTRCGDPCSKKGTKCSTRCVDPCYKKVSKCSATCQDPRCVTRCVDPCCQEVTKCITTCVDPCCREVTKCVTTCQDPCCQEVTKCTTRCVDPCCQEVTKCTTRCVDPCCQEVTKCTTRCVDPCCQEVTKCTTRCVDPCCQEVTKCTTRCVDPCCQEVTTCVDPCCQEVTKCVTTCQNPCCVTRCATRCVDPCCQGVTKRISTCQDPCCQEVTKCTTRCVDPCCQEVTKCVTTCQDPCCATRCATRCVDPCCQEVTKCTTRCVDPCCQEVTKCVTTCQDPCCATRCATRCVDPCCQGVTTCTTTCQVPCCQGVTSCQDPCCQGVTTCQDPCCQGVTTCTTTCQAPCCQGVTTCQDPCCQGVTTCTTTCQDPCCQGVTTCTTTCQDPCCQGVTTCTTTCQDPCCQGVTSCQAPSCQGVTTCATTCQPPCCVPSCAPPCADPCCATPCAPQCRGGVQAVTRCADSCPTTCVTQTCPVCGQRCSVSCAGVRCPKFWAP, from the exons atgcGCCGCCCGACCGGTTGCCCGCTGAGCCAGATCTGCATCCCCCCTCCCGCCGTCCTGGTGAGAAGCTTCCCCGTGAGGTCCAGCCTGGATCCCTGCGGCACCGGCGGCAGCTTCCAGTGCCTCCCTCCACGCGTGAGCCCCGGCTGCTACCCCGGCACCACCACCTACGTCAGCCTGGGGGGCCTGGGCGCAGCCGCCGGCTGTGCCGATCCGTGCGGCCTCGTGGCCGCCACGTGCGTCCCCCCACGCTGCCAGGGGGTGGCCAGGGGCACGTGTGGCaacccctgctgctgctgctgccgggtGACCGAGTGCAGCACCACGAGCCGGGgttcctgcagccaggaggTGGCCAAGTGCTCCACAACCTGCCAGGATGCGTGCGGTCAGGAGGTCAGCAAGCGCACAACCACGTGCCAAGATCTGTGCGGTCAGGAGGTCACCAAGTGCACCACGACGTGTGTGGATCCATGTTGCCAGGAGGTCACCAAATGTGTCACCACGTGCCAAGATCCGTGTTGTAAGGGAGTCACCACGTGCACCACCACGTGCACTACCACGCGCACCACCACGTGCCAGGATCCGTGTTGTCAAGAGGTCACCAAGTGCACCACCACGTGTGCGGACCCCTGTTGCCAGGAGGTGACCAAGTGCACCACAACATGTGTTgatccctgctgccaggag GTCACCAAGTGTGTCACCACATGCCAAGATCCCTGCTGCAAGGAAGTGACCACGTGCACCAGGACATGTGTTGATCCCTGTTGTAAAGAGGTCACCAAGTGCACCACCACGTGTGTGGATCCATGTTGTAAGGAGGTCACCAAGTGTGTCACCACATGCCAAGATCCCTGCTGCAAGGAAGTGACCACGTGCACCAGGACATGTGTTGATCCCTGTTGTAAAGAGGTCACCAAGTGCACCACCACGTGTGTGGATCCATGTTGTAAGGAGGTCACCAAGTGCGTCACCACATGTGTGGACCCGTGCTGCAAGGAGGTCACCAAGTGCACCACCACGTGTGTGGATCCATGTTGTAAGGAAGTCACCAAGTGCACCACAACATGTGTGGACCCGTGCTGCAAGGAGGTCACCAAGTGTGTCACCACATGTCAAGATCCCTGCTGCAAGGAAGTGACCACGTGCACCACCACGTGTGTGGACCCGTGCTGCAAGGAGGTCACCAAGTGCTCGACCACGTGTGTGGATCCATGTTGTAAGGAGGTCACCAAGTGCTCCACCACATGCCAAGATCCCTGCTGCAAGGAAGTGACCACGTGCACCACGTGTGTGGATCCGTGCTGTCAGGAGGTGACCAAGCGTGTCACCACGTGTGTGGATCCATGCTGTCAGGAGGTGACCAAGTGTGTCACCACGTGTGTGGATCCGTGCTGTCAGGAGGTGACCAAGTGTGTCACCACGTGTGTGGATCCGTGCTGTCAGGAGGTGACCAAGTGTGTCACCACGTGTGTGGATCCGTGCTGTCAGGAGGTGACCAAGCGTGTCACCACGTGTGTGGATCCGTGCTGTCAGGAGGTGACCAAGCGTGTCACCACGTGTGTGGATCCGTGCTGTCAGGAGGTGACCAAGTATGTCACCACGTGTGTGGATCCGTGCTGTCAGGAGGTGACCAAGTACACGACCGTCTGTGTGAATCCGTGTGGCAAGAAAGCCGCCAAGTGCCTCACGCCGTGTTACGACCCCTGCTGCAAGAAAGTGACCAAGTGGAGCAGCCCGTGGGTGATTCCGTGGTGCAGGAAAGGGGCCAAGTCCAGCACCAGATGTGGAGATCCCTGTTCCAAGAAGGGGACCAAGTGCAGCACCAGGTGTGTGGATCCGTGTTACAAGAAAGTGTCCAAGTGCTCCGCCACGTGCCAAGACCCGCGTTGTGTGACCAGGTGTGTGGATCCCTGTTGTCAAGAGGTCACCAAGTGCATCACCACGTGTGTGGATCCATGTTGTCGGGAG GTCACCAAGTGTGTCACCACGTGCCAGgatccctgctgccaggaggtCACCAAATGTACCACCAGATGTGTGgatccctgctgccaggaggtCACCAAATGTACCACCAGATGTGTGgatccctgctgccaggaggtCACCAAATGTACCACCAGATGTGTGgatccctgctgccaggaggtCACCAAATGTACCACCAGATGTGTGgatccctgctgccaggaggtCACCAAATGTACCACCAGATGTGTGgatccctgctgccaggaggtCACCACGTGTGTGGATCCGTGTTGTCAGGAAGTCACCAAGTGTGTCACCACGTGCCAGAATCCCTGCTGTGTCACCAGATGTGCCACCAGGTGTGTGGATCCGTGTTGCCAGGGAGTGACCAAGCGCATCAGCACGTGCCAAgatccctgctgccaggaggtGACCAAGTGCACCACCAGGTGTGTGgatccctgctgccaggaggtGACAAAGTGCGTCACCACGTGCCAAGATCCGTGTTGTGCCACCAGATGTGCCACCAGATGTGTTGACCCATGCTGCCAGGAGGTGACCAAGTGCACCACCAGGTGTGTGgatccctgctgccaggaggtGACAAAGTGCGTCACCACGTGCCAAGATCCGTGTTGTGCCACCAGATGTGCCACCAGATGTGTggatccctgctgccagggagtGACCACCTGCACCACCACGTGCCAAGtcccctgctgccagggagtGACCTCGTGCCAAGacccctgctgccagggagtGACCACGTGCCAAGacccctgctgccagggagtGACCACATGCACCACCACGTGCCAAGccccctgctgccagggagtGACCACGTGCCAAGacccctgctgccagggagtGACCACGTGCACCACCACGTGCCAAGacccctgctgccagggagtGACCACCTGCACCACCACGTGCCAAGacccctgctgccagggagtGACCACCTGCACCACCACGTGCCAAGacccctgctgccagggagtGACCTCGTGCCAAGCCCCCAGCTGCCAGGGAGTGACCACCTGTGCCACCACCTGCCAACCCCCCTGCTGcgtccccagctgtgcccctccGTGCGCGgatccctgctgtgccaccccCTGTGCCCCGCAGTGCCGCGGGGGTGTCCAGGCTGTCACCAGGTGTGCGGACTCCTGTCCCACCACCTGTGTCACCCAGACCTGCCCGGTGTGTGGCCAGCGCTGCTCCGTTTCCTGCGCCGGTGTCCGCTGCCCGAAATTCTGGGCTCCCTGA
- the LOC116436535 gene encoding zonadhesin-like isoform X20: protein MRRPTGCPLSQICIPPPAVLVRSFPVRSSLDPCGTGGSFQCLPPRVSPGCYPGTTTYVSLGGLGAAAGCADPCGLVAATCVPPRCQGVARGTCGNPCCCCCRVTECSTTSRGSCSQEVAKCSTTCQDACGQEVSKRTTTCQDLCGQEVTKCTTTCVDPCCQEVTKCVTTCQDPCCKGVTTCTTTCTTTRTTTCQDPCCQEVTKCTTTCADPCCQEVTKCTTTCVDPCCQEVTKCVTTCQDPCCKEVTTCTRTCVDPCCKEVTKCTTTCVDPCCKEVTKCVTTCQDPCCKEVTTCTRTCVDPCCKEVTKCTTTCVDPCCKEVTKCVTTCVDPCCKEVTKCTTTCVDPCCKEVTKCTTTCVDPCCKEVTKCVTTCQDPCCKEVTTCTTTCVDPCCKEVTKCSTTCVDPCCKEVTKCSTTCQDPCCKEVTTCTTCVDPCCQEVTKRVTTCVDPCCQEVTKCVTTCVDPCCQEVTKCVTTCVDPCCQEVTKCVTTCVDPCCQEVTKRVTTCVDPCCQEVTKRVTTCVDPCCQEVTKYVTTCVDPCCQEVTKYTTVCVNPCGKKAAKCLTPCYDPCCKKVTKWSSPWVIPWCRKGAKSSTRCGDPCSKKGTKCSTRCVDPCYKKVSKCSATCQDPRCVTRCVDPCCQEVTKCITTCVDPCCREVTKCVTMCQDPCCREVTKCTTRCVDPCCQEVTKCTTRCVDPCCQEVTKCTTRCVDPCCQEVTKCTTRCVDPCCQEVTKCTTRCVDPCCQEVTKCTTRCVDPCCQEVTTCVDPCCQEVTKCVTTCQNPCCVTRCATRCVDPCCQGVTKRISTCQDPCCQEVTKCTTRCVDPCCQEVTKCVTTCQDPCCATRCATRCVDPCCQEVTKCTTRCVDPCCQEVTKCVTTCQDPCCATRCATRCVDPCCQGVTTCTTTCQVPCCQGVTSCQDPCCQGVTTCQDPCCQGVTTCTTTCQAPCCQGVTTCQDPCCQGVTTCTTTCQDPCCQGVTTCTTTCQDPCCQGVTTCTTTCQDPCCQGVTSCQAPSCQGVTTCATTCQPPCCVPSCAPPCADPCCATPCAPQCRGGVQAVTRCADSCPTTCVTQTCPVCGQRCSVSCAGVRCPKFWAP, encoded by the exons atgcGCCGCCCGACCGGTTGCCCGCTGAGCCAGATCTGCATCCCCCCTCCCGCCGTCCTGGTGAGAAGCTTCCCCGTGAGGTCCAGCCTGGATCCCTGCGGCACCGGCGGCAGCTTCCAGTGCCTCCCTCCACGCGTGAGCCCCGGCTGCTACCCCGGCACCACCACCTACGTCAGCCTGGGGGGCCTGGGCGCAGCCGCCGGCTGTGCCGATCCGTGCGGCCTCGTGGCCGCCACGTGCGTCCCCCCACGCTGCCAGGGGGTGGCCAGGGGCACGTGTGGCaacccctgctgctgctgctgccgggtGACCGAGTGCAGCACCACGAGCCGGGgttcctgcagccaggaggTGGCCAAGTGCTCCACAACCTGCCAGGATGCGTGCGGTCAGGAGGTCAGCAAGCGCACAACCACGTGCCAAGATCTGTGCGGTCAGGAGGTCACCAAGTGCACCACGACGTGTGTGGATCCATGTTGCCAGGAGGTCACCAAATGTGTCACCACGTGCCAAGATCCGTGTTGTAAGGGAGTCACCACGTGCACCACCACGTGCACTACCACGCGCACCACCACGTGCCAGGATCCGTGTTGTCAAGAGGTCACCAAGTGCACCACCACGTGTGCGGACCCCTGTTGCCAGGAGGTGACCAAGTGCACCACAACATGTGTTgatccctgctgccaggag GTCACCAAGTGTGTCACCACATGCCAAGATCCCTGCTGCAAGGAAGTGACCACGTGCACCAGGACATGTGTTGATCCCTGTTGTAAAGAGGTCACCAAGTGCACCACCACGTGTGTGGATCCATGTTGTAAGGAGGTCACCAAGTGTGTCACCACATGCCAAGATCCCTGCTGCAAGGAAGTGACCACGTGCACCAGGACATGTGTTGATCCCTGTTGTAAAGAGGTCACCAAGTGCACCACCACGTGTGTGGATCCATGTTGTAAGGAGGTCACCAAGTGCGTCACCACATGTGTGGACCCGTGCTGCAAGGAGGTCACCAAGTGCACCACCACGTGTGTGGATCCATGTTGTAAGGAAGTCACCAAGTGCACCACAACATGTGTGGACCCGTGCTGCAAGGAGGTCACCAAGTGTGTCACCACATGTCAAGATCCCTGCTGCAAGGAAGTGACCACGTGCACCACCACGTGTGTGGACCCGTGCTGCAAGGAGGTCACCAAGTGCTCGACCACGTGTGTGGATCCATGTTGTAAGGAGGTCACCAAGTGCTCCACCACATGCCAAGATCCCTGCTGCAAGGAAGTGACCACGTGCACCACGTGTGTGGATCCGTGCTGTCAGGAGGTGACCAAGCGTGTCACCACGTGTGTGGATCCATGCTGTCAGGAGGTGACCAAGTGTGTCACCACGTGTGTGGATCCGTGCTGTCAGGAGGTGACCAAGTGTGTCACCACGTGTGTGGATCCGTGCTGTCAGGAGGTGACCAAGTGTGTCACCACGTGTGTGGATCCGTGCTGTCAGGAGGTGACCAAGCGTGTCACCACGTGTGTGGATCCGTGCTGTCAGGAGGTGACCAAGCGTGTCACCACGTGTGTGGATCCGTGCTGTCAGGAGGTGACCAAGTATGTCACCACGTGTGTGGATCCGTGCTGTCAGGAGGTGACCAAGTACACGACCGTCTGTGTGAATCCGTGTGGCAAGAAAGCCGCCAAGTGCCTCACGCCGTGTTACGACCCCTGCTGCAAGAAAGTGACCAAGTGGAGCAGCCCGTGGGTGATTCCGTGGTGCAGGAAAGGGGCCAAGTCCAGCACCAGATGTGGAGATCCCTGTTCCAAGAAGGGGACCAAGTGCAGCACCAGGTGTGTGGATCCGTGTTACAAGAAAGTGTCCAAGTGCTCCGCCACGTGCCAAGACCCGCGTTGTGTGACCAGGTGTGTGGATCCCTGTTGTCAAGAGGTCACCAAGTGCATCACCACGTGTGTGGATCCATGTTGTCGGGAGGTCACCAAGTGTGTCACCATGTGCCAGGATCCCTGCTGCCGGGAGGTCACCAAATGTACCACCAGATGTGTG gatccctgctgccaggaggtCACCAAATGTACCACCAGATGTGTGgatccctgctgccaggaggtCACCAAATGTACCACCAGATGTGTGgatccctgctgccaggaggtCACCAAATGTACCACCAGATGTGTGgatccctgctgccaggaggtCACCAAATGTACCACCAGATGTGTGgatccctgctgccaggaggtCACCAAATGTACCACCAGATGTGTGgatccctgctgccaggaggtCACCACGTGTGTGGATCCGTGTTGTCAGGAAGTCACCAAGTGTGTCACCACGTGCCAGAATCCCTGCTGTGTCACCAGATGTGCCACCAGGTGTGTGGATCCGTGTTGCCAGGGAGTGACCAAGCGCATCAGCACGTGCCAAgatccctgctgccaggaggtGACCAAGTGCACCACCAGGTGTGTGgatccctgctgccaggaggtGACAAAGTGCGTCACCACGTGCCAAGATCCGTGTTGTGCCACCAGATGTGCCACCAGATGTGTTGACCCATGCTGCCAGGAGGTGACCAAGTGCACCACCAGGTGTGTGgatccctgctgccaggaggtGACAAAGTGCGTCACCACGTGCCAAGATCCGTGTTGTGCCACCAGATGTGCCACCAGATGTGTggatccctgctgccagggagtGACCACCTGCACCACCACGTGCCAAGtcccctgctgccagggagtGACCTCGTGCCAAGacccctgctgccagggagtGACCACGTGCCAAGacccctgctgccagggagtGACCACATGCACCACCACGTGCCAAGccccctgctgccagggagtGACCACGTGCCAAGacccctgctgccagggagtGACCACGTGCACCACCACGTGCCAAGacccctgctgccagggagtGACCACCTGCACCACCACGTGCCAAGacccctgctgccagggagtGACCACCTGCACCACCACGTGCCAAGacccctgctgccagggagtGACCTCGTGCCAAGCCCCCAGCTGCCAGGGAGTGACCACCTGTGCCACCACCTGCCAACCCCCCTGCTGcgtccccagctgtgcccctccGTGCGCGgatccctgctgtgccaccccCTGTGCCCCGCAGTGCCGCGGGGGTGTCCAGGCTGTCACCAGGTGTGCGGACTCCTGTCCCACCACCTGTGTCACCCAGACCTGCCCGGTGTGTGGCCAGCGCTGCTCCGTTTCCTGCGCCGGTGTCCGCTGCCCGAAATTCTGGGCTCCCTGA